GACACGGCGCAAATGGGCGTGGTATCTGCTGGTCGGATATCTCGCCTACGTCGTCATATCACTCGGTGTGTTTACTTTGCTGTATCCGTGGGGATGGCTGACCGGCAACCCGTACCCCGAACCATATCTCAGCAGCGAAACGCGCTTTTTCTTTGAAGCACTCGCGATGATCGTCGTGCTTGAGTGGTTTCTCTACCGACAGCGTGGGGTGTTTGGCATAGCTGAAAATAGCGCTCAGCATTCGGCGGTCAGCTCTCAGCGAGAGTAACAACAACGCATCGTAGGAATTCCCGTGTGCGATGCAGGCGTTAGCCGAATTGTAACCTCCAGCGGTCGTTTGCCCCACACTCCAGTTACACTGAGAACTCAGAAGGGAGAAGATTGTAACGTCACTTACTTCCCAAACGCATACTTACCACTTTTGTCCTTATCAAACAGACAAGCCGAGTGAACTTCTGATCGTTCTCCGTAGCTGGCGACAAACTTTGAGGGCAGTGGTAGCATCCGATTTAGCGGCAGCAAATCCGGGATAGCGATAGGCTATTGCGTAGGGGTTCAGTACGGCTACGATGGGCTGCAAAGCAACCCAGTGCGGCTCGATACTCAGTGTCAACACTAGTAGTGAAATCAAATTGTGGGTTCTGGGGAAGCGTATCCCTGCTTCTTCAAGCTTAGCCTTGAGGTACTTTTCAACACATTGTTG
The genomic region above belongs to Deltaproteobacteria bacterium and contains:
- a CDS encoding HEPN domain-containing protein, with the protein product MKPQTTEWIDKAEGDWNAARQLNRVRKDPNYDGVCFHCQQCVEKYLKAKLEEAGIRFPRTHNLISLLVLTLSIEPHWVALQPIVAVLNPYAIAYRYPGFAAAKSDATTALKVCRQLRRTIRSSLGLSV